One window of the Candidatus Binatus sp. genome contains the following:
- a CDS encoding MBL fold metallo-hydrolase: protein MSSRKGLVILTGCGHAGAINTVRQAQALTGVERVHAIIGGFHLSGPLFEPIIAPTVAALESLQPELIVPAHCTGWKAVHAIARALPQAFVQNSVGTRFVL, encoded by the coding sequence ATGTCAAGTCGAAAGGGTCTGGTGATTCTCACGGGATGCGGCCATGCGGGCGCGATTAACACCGTGCGCCAGGCGCAGGCGCTCACCGGCGTCGAGCGGGTACATGCGATCATAGGAGGATTTCATCTGTCCGGGCCGCTCTTCGAGCCGATCATTGCGCCGACCGTGGCCGCGCTTGAAAGCCTCCAGCCGGAACTTATCGTTCCCGCCCACTGCACGGGATGGAAAGCAGTCCACGCTATCGCCCGCGCGCTACCCCAGGCATTCGTGCAAAATAGCGTGGGTACGCGCTTCGTGCTTTGA
- a CDS encoding acyl-CoA carboxylase subunit beta, whose product MRDDHLRRIAEIETARKVALEMGGVEAIARQHKRGKLTCRERLDLLLDPGSFIEYGILAQSVVEVPGRTAKVAMAGGVVVGTGLIEGRRVFVLADDATVASGARGAAGGRKSGHVIHLALKQRFPLISLLEASAGRVQDMMGSRAWAGLGFDPHTTGFGAMVDLSGVVPMVSAAMGNTVGGAAFNAMLSDFVPMVKETSFMAVSGPPVVLGAVGERVSAQDLGGAEVHLAETGQADYGAENDQDCMRVIREYLGYFPSSSYELPPLLPTEDSAERRCERLLDIVPSNQRRPYDMYEVIEDLVDDGRYLPLKRDYGRSVITCMARIDGHSVGIVASQPMHMAGVLDHTAAYKAIHFMDLCDAFHIPLIFLVDCPGFIVGKDWEKQSMLKTVARALHVHRRLTVPKITVIVRKAYGLAYWILGGKAMNPDALAAWPTASFSLMAPEPAINVLYEQEIAASPDPDRRRAELMELFSEEYAPDNAAKDFTLDDIIDPRDTRGFLARSLEVQLNSARRTAHFKHPIWP is encoded by the coding sequence GTGCGCGACGACCATTTGCGCCGGATTGCGGAAATCGAAACCGCGAGGAAAGTGGCGCTGGAAATGGGCGGCGTCGAGGCCATCGCGCGTCAGCACAAGCGCGGAAAGCTGACTTGCCGTGAGCGGCTCGACCTGTTGCTGGATCCCGGCAGCTTTATCGAGTACGGGATCCTAGCACAAAGCGTCGTCGAAGTGCCTGGTAGAACCGCAAAGGTCGCGATGGCCGGCGGCGTGGTGGTCGGGACCGGCTTGATCGAGGGACGCCGGGTATTCGTGCTCGCCGACGACGCAACCGTAGCCAGCGGCGCGCGCGGTGCAGCCGGCGGCCGCAAAAGTGGCCACGTCATTCATCTAGCCCTCAAGCAGCGCTTTCCGCTCATCTCGCTGCTCGAAGCATCCGCCGGGCGGGTGCAGGACATGATGGGTTCGCGCGCGTGGGCAGGTCTCGGATTCGATCCGCATACGACCGGTTTCGGTGCGATGGTAGATCTGTCGGGGGTCGTACCGATGGTGAGTGCGGCGATGGGCAATACGGTCGGCGGAGCCGCCTTCAACGCGATGCTTTCCGATTTTGTACCCATGGTGAAGGAGACCAGCTTCATGGCGGTCTCGGGACCGCCGGTCGTGCTGGGCGCGGTGGGTGAGCGGGTTTCCGCTCAGGATCTGGGTGGCGCCGAGGTGCATCTGGCCGAAACCGGGCAGGCCGATTACGGTGCCGAGAACGACCAAGATTGCATGCGCGTCATCCGCGAATATCTCGGCTACTTTCCTTCGAGCAGTTATGAACTGCCGCCGCTTCTCCCCACCGAAGACAGCGCCGAACGCCGCTGCGAACGCCTGCTGGACATAGTTCCGAGCAATCAGCGCCGGCCTTACGACATGTACGAAGTAATCGAAGACCTCGTCGATGACGGCCGCTACCTGCCGCTCAAGCGCGATTACGGCAGGAGCGTGATCACGTGCATGGCCCGCATCGATGGACATTCGGTTGGTATCGTCGCCTCGCAACCAATGCACATGGCGGGAGTGCTGGACCATACGGCGGCCTACAAGGCGATCCATTTCATGGACCTGTGCGACGCGTTCCACATCCCGCTGATTTTCCTGGTCGATTGCCCTGGCTTTATCGTCGGCAAAGATTGGGAAAAGCAATCGATGCTGAAGACGGTCGCGCGCGCACTCCATGTGCACCGGCGCCTGACGGTGCCGAAGATCACCGTCATTGTTCGCAAGGCTTATGGACTCGCGTACTGGATTCTGGGCGGCAAGGCGATGAATCCGGATGCGCTTGCCGCATGGCCCACGGCGTCGTTCAGCCTGATGGCGCCGGAACCAGCGATCAACGTGCTCTACGAGCAGGAAATCGCCGCCTCGCCCGATCCCGATCGCCGGCGCGCCGAACTGATGGAACTGTTCTCAGAGGAGTACGCACCTGACAACGCCGCCAAGGACTTTACCCTCGACGACATAATCGATCCGCGGGACACGCGTGGGTTTCTCGCTCGGTCGCTCGAGGTGCAGCTGAACTCAGCGCGACGAACAGCGCATTTCAAGCATCCGATCTGGCCATGA
- a CDS encoding LLM class flavin-dependent oxidoreductase, producing the protein MRFGLFTLFDFFPERQNEADYYRRTLELISQADASGIDSVWVGEEHFYSFGICPRPAVFLSAVAQRTRRIRLGTAVSLLPFDNPVRTAEDFAMLDIVSGGRVDFGVGRGLIPAHFAGFAVEPAESRARMNEALEVIAKAWTQQRFSHEGRFYRYPELSLSPKPLQRPHPPIWVGVTSPESFEHAGVTGQNVMIVPFLSGPFPRVKERVQRYRTLLREHGHDSTQVKSMFVFFLFVDPEYQTALSEAREVSGRYIKLVRNYLAAPKDAPHAVKEQFNLALQYIDRVTDEIEERAIVGTPADCRRRIEELRREFGIEHLAFYLHAGARDMDRAGRALELFSREVAPYFRE; encoded by the coding sequence ATGCGCTTCGGCCTATTCACTCTCTTCGATTTTTTCCCCGAAAGACAAAACGAAGCTGACTACTATCGCAGGACGCTTGAACTGATCAGCCAGGCCGATGCGTCAGGCATAGACTCGGTGTGGGTAGGCGAGGAACACTTTTACTCTTTCGGTATCTGCCCGCGGCCTGCGGTCTTTCTTAGTGCCGTTGCACAGCGCACTCGCCGGATTCGCCTGGGCACGGCAGTCAGCCTGCTGCCGTTTGATAATCCGGTGCGCACCGCCGAAGACTTTGCGATGCTCGACATAGTGAGCGGCGGGCGGGTGGACTTCGGCGTCGGCCGCGGCCTCATCCCCGCGCATTTCGCGGGTTTTGCCGTCGAGCCGGCGGAAAGCCGGGCGCGGATGAACGAGGCGCTCGAAGTGATCGCCAAGGCGTGGACGCAGCAACGCTTCTCTCACGAGGGCCGCTTCTATCGTTACCCGGAGCTGTCCTTGTCGCCGAAGCCTCTCCAGCGGCCCCATCCCCCAATCTGGGTGGGAGTGACTAGTCCGGAGTCGTTCGAGCACGCGGGCGTCACCGGACAGAATGTTATGATCGTGCCGTTTCTCAGCGGTCCTTTTCCGCGGGTTAAGGAACGAGTTCAACGCTATCGCACGTTACTGCGCGAGCACGGCCATGATTCCACGCAGGTCAAGAGCATGTTCGTGTTTTTCCTGTTCGTCGATCCTGAATATCAGACTGCGCTCAGCGAAGCGCGGGAGGTCAGCGGTCGCTACATCAAGCTGGTACGCAATTATCTTGCAGCTCCCAAGGACGCACCTCACGCGGTGAAAGAGCAGTTCAATCTGGCTTTGCAGTACATCGATCGCGTTACCGACGAAATCGAAGAACGGGCGATCGTCGGCACCCCCGCCGATTGCCGCCGCCGCATCGAGGAGTTGCGCCGCGAATTCGGCATCGAGCACCTCGCCTTTTACCTGCACGCAGGTGCGCGCGACATGGATCGGGCCGGCCGCGCGCTCGAGCTGTTTTCGCGCGAGGTGGCTCCATACTTCCGTGAGTAG
- a CDS encoding DsbA family protein, which produces MAFRLRMFSDFICPFCYIGFETVRKLRPEFGFELELRGFQIHPEWPAEGLPLSKHPRMMDPQARRVIWTHIQELAEAAGVTMKAPEVLANSRLALEAAEFARENGKGGAFDERVFRAYFSEGLNIGMQAVLGDLATDVGLDRSELDRALESRRYAEKLNRDTRLAHQLGVSGVPAFFLGEYSFTGAQSEEMMREIMRRYVTRTGAAK; this is translated from the coding sequence ATGGCTTTCAGGCTTCGAATGTTCTCGGATTTCATTTGCCCCTTTTGCTATATCGGCTTCGAGACCGTGCGCAAGCTTCGACCGGAGTTTGGCTTTGAACTTGAGCTGCGCGGCTTCCAGATCCATCCGGAATGGCCGGCCGAGGGGCTGCCACTCTCGAAGCACCCGCGCATGATGGATCCGCAAGCGCGCCGCGTGATTTGGACGCATATTCAAGAGCTGGCCGAGGCTGCCGGCGTCACGATGAAAGCGCCCGAGGTTCTTGCTAACTCGCGTTTGGCGCTCGAGGCGGCCGAGTTCGCGCGGGAGAACGGCAAGGGCGGCGCATTTGATGAACGTGTTTTCCGGGCGTACTTCAGCGAGGGACTGAACATCGGAATGCAAGCGGTGCTGGGCGATCTGGCGACCGATGTGGGATTGGACCGCTCAGAGTTAGATCGCGCGCTCGAATCCCGGCGCTATGCGGAGAAGCTGAATCGCGACACCCGCTTGGCTCATCAACTTGGCGTCAGCGGTGTGCCGGCGTTTTTCCTCGGTGAATATTCGTTCACTGGCGCTCAGAGCGAGGAAATGATGCGCGAAATAATGAGGCGCTACGTCACGAGAACAGGCGCCGCGAAGTAA
- a CDS encoding NtaA/DmoA family FMN-dependent monooxygenase (This protein belongs to a clade of FMN-dependent monooxygenases, within a broader family of flavin-dependent oxidoreductases, the luciferase-like monooxygenase (LMM) family, some of whose members use coenzyme F420 rather than FMN.), which translates to MAKKIHLTGFMLFAPAPHMIMSWVYPREKIKYQWYEIEYWEHIAKTLERGKFDMFFFADGWAGGTSPIGVRYAIQFPNHDPVSLVAYLAATVKKLAFAVTMSTTFYAPYMLTRKLSTLDHITKGRIGWNIVSSIGAAEAHNFGMDSLPPHDERYDRADEYMEVCYKLWDSWDDDAMMMDMERGIFADPDKIHPLNFKGKWYKVEGPMTVIPSPQRRPYLFQARSSDRGREFAARHSECIFASAIGVAGMREFCEDIAARADRYGRNPKDIKIIWGAQPLVAPSESDARAKMHEIRARIPFEASLALMGGHFGIDLSKVDIDKPVGDIDAPGTKGMLDSYRKANPNVTFREIAKTYLSGSDDNPMVGTPKQVADCMQYLVEEGGGDGFQITPAFYAPDYFDELTDQLVPVIRRRGVLRTEYEGRTLRDYMTL; encoded by the coding sequence ATGGCGAAAAAAATACATCTCACCGGTTTCATGCTGTTTGCGCCGGCGCCGCACATGATCATGTCGTGGGTCTATCCGCGCGAGAAGATCAAATACCAGTGGTACGAGATTGAGTACTGGGAACACATCGCGAAAACGCTCGAACGGGGAAAATTCGACATGTTCTTCTTCGCCGACGGTTGGGCCGGCGGAACCAGTCCCATCGGCGTTCGCTATGCGATCCAGTTTCCCAATCACGATCCAGTCAGCCTGGTGGCGTACCTCGCGGCGACGGTCAAGAAACTGGCCTTCGCGGTCACGATGTCCACGACCTTTTATGCGCCCTACATGCTGACGCGGAAGTTGTCCACCCTGGACCACATCACGAAGGGACGGATCGGGTGGAATATCGTTTCCTCGATCGGCGCGGCCGAGGCGCACAACTTCGGCATGGATTCGCTGCCGCCGCATGACGAACGCTACGATCGCGCCGACGAGTACATGGAGGTCTGCTACAAGCTCTGGGACAGTTGGGACGATGACGCGATGATGATGGATATGGAGCGCGGAATCTTCGCCGATCCCGACAAAATCCATCCCCTGAATTTCAAAGGTAAGTGGTACAAGGTGGAAGGGCCGATGACGGTAATCCCATCGCCGCAGCGCCGCCCGTATCTGTTTCAGGCCCGCTCGTCTGATCGAGGACGCGAGTTCGCCGCCCGGCACTCGGAGTGCATCTTCGCGAGCGCAATCGGAGTAGCGGGGATGCGCGAGTTTTGCGAGGACATCGCGGCGCGCGCGGACCGCTATGGCCGCAATCCGAAAGACATCAAGATCATCTGGGGCGCGCAGCCGCTGGTCGCGCCCAGCGAGTCGGACGCACGCGCCAAGATGCATGAAATCCGCGCCCGAATCCCGTTTGAAGCATCCTTGGCGCTGATGGGCGGGCATTTCGGGATCGATCTGTCCAAGGTCGATATCGACAAACCGGTCGGTGACATCGACGCACCGGGCACCAAAGGGATGCTTGACTCGTACCGCAAGGCCAATCCCAACGTCACCTTCCGCGAAATCGCCAAAACCTACCTGTCAGGAAGCGACGACAATCCGATGGTGGGCACGCCGAAGCAGGTCGCGGACTGCATGCAGTACTTGGTCGAGGAGGGCGGCGGCGACGGTTTTCAAATCACGCCCGCCTTTTATGCTCCCGATTACTTCGATGAACTGACCGATCAACTCGTCCCGGTGATTCGACGGCGCGGCGTTCTCCGCACCGAATACGAGGGCCGCACGCTGCGCGATTACATGACTCTCTAG
- a CDS encoding CaiB/BaiF CoA-transferase family protein has product MTQSIQALDDIRILDLTHFYNGPYATLTLAFLGAEVIKVEPPGRGEAGRALYKAPGAALGLPFAMMNSNKRSITLNIKSERGKEIFRRLVSRFDVVVENFSLGTMAALGLGHESLMALNPRLIYASGTGYGLSGPYKSYPAFDPVVQAMGGVLGVSGEASGPPMKAGPAIVDILGGIHLAAGILAAIRERDRTGNGLLLEVSLHDTVIPTLTTHVGAYFGLGLRQLRNGNRAPGSAVAPYNVYPARDGYVLILGGDEPRWVRLCARMGRPELAQDPRFSSLAARVKNQDALDATIGEWTATVAKEDLMQVLNADDIFCGIVKELPEVMSDPHLHERGLLRVIEHPLHGPVTVFTSPLRLHGEPAEIRSPSPALGADNEDFYASELGLTRSEIAGLRDSGII; this is encoded by the coding sequence ATGACGCAATCGATACAAGCACTCGATGACATCCGCATTCTTGACCTGACCCACTTCTACAATGGGCCTTACGCCACCCTGACGCTCGCGTTTTTGGGCGCCGAGGTCATCAAAGTGGAACCGCCGGGCCGTGGCGAAGCAGGCCGCGCCCTATACAAGGCGCCGGGTGCGGCCTTGGGACTGCCGTTTGCGATGATGAACTCGAACAAACGGTCAATCACGCTAAACATCAAGTCGGAGCGCGGCAAGGAGATTTTCAGGCGGCTGGTTTCGCGCTTCGACGTGGTCGTCGAAAATTTCAGCCTCGGCACGATGGCGGCTCTCGGGCTCGGCCACGAGAGTCTTATGGCGCTCAATCCGCGCCTGATCTACGCGAGCGGAACCGGCTACGGACTCTCGGGACCGTACAAATCCTATCCAGCTTTCGATCCTGTTGTTCAGGCGATGGGCGGAGTGCTGGGAGTCAGCGGCGAAGCTTCGGGACCGCCGATGAAGGCCGGCCCGGCGATCGTCGATATCTTGGGCGGGATTCATCTGGCCGCCGGAATTTTGGCCGCAATTCGCGAACGTGATCGCACCGGCAACGGGCTCCTGCTGGAAGTATCGCTGCATGACACGGTGATCCCGACCTTGACCACGCACGTCGGCGCCTACTTCGGTCTTGGCCTGCGTCAATTGCGCAATGGTAATCGGGCGCCCGGCTCCGCGGTGGCGCCATACAATGTCTATCCCGCGCGCGACGGCTATGTGCTGATCCTTGGTGGCGACGAGCCGCGATGGGTTCGGCTGTGCGCGCGGATGGGACGTCCGGAGCTGGCGCAGGACCCGCGCTTCTCCTCGCTTGCGGCGCGAGTCAAAAATCAGGACGCGCTCGACGCCACCATCGGCGAGTGGACCGCGACGGTTGCCAAAGAGGATCTGATGCAAGTGCTGAATGCCGACGACATATTCTGTGGCATCGTCAAGGAACTGCCCGAAGTCATGAGCGATCCGCATCTGCACGAGCGCGGCCTGCTGCGCGTAATCGAGCATCCGCTCCACGGACCCGTCACCGTTTTCACCTCGCCGCTCCGCCTTCACGGCGAGCCGGCCGAAATCCGCAGCCCCAGTCCCGCGCTCGGCGCCGACAATGAAGACTTTTACGCCTCCGAACTTGGTCTCACGCGCAGCGAGATTGCAGGTCTGCGCGACAGCGGAATTATTTGA
- a CDS encoding TauD/TfdA family dioxygenase, which yields MERTDGPCGTILRGIDLADDLTGDVISLILTLFHHSGVLVIPGQNRLTPQRQMELTEWFGRPYNRDSEGGLDDIPTVDGTRVQNVSGGSELAPHSDVQDYAIPPDVTVLHGLEVPPVEAGGCTLFANLFQAYDELDDAMKARVERMRWKPASTLATAYGVGMPQAIEYVAKHGMGALESDVTHPVVRTHPVSGRKALWVSTFTVRLVGIDDPVENKRLIAFLKGHVTQDHLWYTHKWAQHDVIMWDNRCVNHWRQNWDHKYRRIMHRSQAGGSRPF from the coding sequence GTGGAACGCACGGACGGTCCGTGCGGTACGATTTTGCGCGGCATCGACCTTGCCGACGATCTTACGGGGGATGTAATCAGTCTTATTCTCACCCTGTTTCATCATTCCGGAGTGCTGGTGATTCCCGGCCAAAATCGCCTTACGCCGCAGCGGCAGATGGAACTGACAGAATGGTTCGGACGGCCGTACAACCGCGACAGCGAGGGCGGGCTGGATGACATCCCTACGGTGGATGGCACACGGGTGCAGAACGTCTCGGGAGGCAGTGAGCTGGCGCCGCACAGCGACGTTCAGGATTACGCGATTCCGCCCGACGTGACCGTGCTGCACGGTCTCGAAGTACCGCCGGTTGAAGCGGGAGGCTGCACCCTCTTCGCCAACCTGTTTCAAGCCTACGATGAACTGGACGACGCGATGAAGGCGCGCGTCGAGCGGATGAGATGGAAGCCGGCGAGTACCTTGGCGACCGCTTACGGCGTCGGCATGCCGCAGGCGATCGAATACGTCGCCAAGCATGGCATGGGAGCCTTGGAGTCCGACGTAACGCATCCCGTCGTGCGTACGCATCCGGTCTCGGGCCGCAAGGCGCTGTGGGTTTCGACCTTCACCGTCAGGCTCGTCGGAATTGACGATCCCGTGGAAAACAAGCGGCTTATCGCCTTCCTCAAGGGGCACGTCACCCAGGACCATCTCTGGTACACGCATAAATGGGCGCAGCATGACGTAATCATGTGGGACAACCGCTGCGTGAATCATTGGCGCCAGAACTGGGACCACAAGTATCGGCGCATCATGCATCGCAGCCAGGCCGGGGGTTCGCGGCCTTTCTAA
- a CDS encoding MBL fold metallo-hydrolase, whose protein sequence is MSHETINLKEADAVEITTVLDNTCDMLLAGSPTVRRASPGEKVGRKVLVAEHGFSAVVKVTAGNTSESLLFDAGLSRGGLMHNLDVLEIKPAEMHAVVLSHGHIDHTNGLTGMLNRLGSRRMPLLLHPDALLNRKVVLPDGHEMHLPPPNPRACATKASSLWRRPGRHRCWEGWS, encoded by the coding sequence ATGTCACACGAGACGATTAATCTGAAAGAGGCGGACGCGGTTGAGATCACCACGGTACTCGACAACACCTGCGACATGCTCCTAGCCGGCAGCCCGACTGTGCGGCGCGCGTCGCCAGGCGAGAAGGTCGGGCGCAAGGTCCTGGTTGCCGAGCACGGGTTCTCCGCGGTGGTAAAAGTAACGGCCGGGAATACCTCGGAGTCACTGCTGTTCGATGCAGGACTGAGCCGCGGGGGCCTGATGCACAATCTCGACGTGCTCGAGATCAAACCTGCGGAAATGCATGCGGTGGTGTTGAGCCATGGCCATATCGATCACACCAACGGGCTAACCGGTATGTTGAACCGTCTGGGGTCTCGCCGCATGCCGCTGCTGCTGCATCCGGACGCCTTGTTGAATCGCAAGGTGGTGCTGCCGGACGGCCATGAGATGCATCTGCCGCCGCCGAACCCGCGCGCGTGCGCCACGAAGGCGTCGAGCTTATGGAGGAGGCCGGGCCGTCATCGATGCTGGGAGGGCTGGTCCTGA
- a CDS encoding LLM class flavin-dependent oxidoreductase, translating to MSSEVAISRRARVEARNFMVGLFMPSMSGGWTVSRATNLESHRYQFLRKLALIADAYRLDYVFMGGGYTPPTANPFRFRDRITDAVSLAAAFGALTTNPMVIATIHILYRHAPLFIAKLAAGIDEITGGGFGINLVCGLSPDAPSVFDIPDLDHDERYAAASEFVTILQRLWSSDEPVNFDGRYYKTHGAFLDTKPVQKPWPLLVNAGFSEAGKNFAAAQCDWIFIISDRPTDYDSVARRVADIKARAAREGREVKVCMHPYVICRETEREVQEVRDHIVSNVDAATLERQYQAYMGPQAMTQSHRQTQRVREDFIFLGTFQVFGTPAQVADKLVRLRRAGCDGVHLVFFDWENDLKFFCERVLPVIRSETGDRD from the coding sequence ATGTCATCCGAGGTCGCGATATCGCGCCGCGCGCGGGTCGAAGCCCGCAACTTCATGGTCGGGCTGTTCATGCCCTCGATGAGCGGCGGATGGACGGTGTCGCGCGCAACGAATCTCGAATCGCATCGTTACCAGTTCCTGCGCAAGCTAGCGCTGATTGCCGACGCCTACCGGCTCGACTACGTGTTCATGGGGGGCGGCTACACGCCACCCACCGCAAACCCATTCCGGTTTCGCGACCGAATTACCGACGCGGTCTCGCTCGCCGCCGCCTTCGGGGCGCTCACCACCAACCCGATGGTGATTGCGACGATCCACATCCTTTATCGGCATGCACCGCTGTTCATCGCTAAACTCGCGGCCGGAATCGACGAGATCACGGGTGGAGGCTTCGGAATCAACTTGGTATGCGGCCTGAGCCCGGACGCGCCATCGGTGTTCGACATTCCCGATCTCGATCACGACGAGCGCTACGCCGCGGCCTCGGAGTTCGTGACGATCCTGCAGCGCCTATGGTCCTCCGATGAGCCGGTGAACTTCGACGGACGCTATTACAAGACGCACGGCGCATTTCTCGATACCAAGCCGGTGCAGAAGCCATGGCCGCTGTTGGTCAATGCGGGATTTTCGGAAGCGGGCAAGAACTTCGCCGCCGCGCAATGCGACTGGATTTTCATAATCTCGGACCGCCCGACGGATTACGATTCGGTCGCGCGGCGCGTCGCGGACATCAAGGCTCGTGCGGCGCGCGAAGGCCGCGAGGTCAAGGTCTGCATGCATCCCTACGTGATTTGCCGCGAGACCGAACGCGAGGTGCAGGAGGTCCGCGACCACATCGTCAGCAACGTCGATGCAGCGACGCTCGAACGCCAGTATCAAGCCTATATGGGTCCGCAGGCGATGACGCAGTCGCATCGGCAGACCCAGCGGGTGCGCGAGGATTTCATCTTTCTCGGCACTTTTCAGGTGTTCGGAACGCCTGCCCAGGTGGCGGACAAGCTTGTACGGCTCCGGCGCGCGGGCTGCGACGGCGTGCATCTGGTATTCTTCGATTGGGAAAACGACCTGAAGTTCTTCTGCGAGCGTGTGCTGCCTGTGATACGCAGCGAGACGGGCGATCGCGACTAG
- a CDS encoding electron transfer flavoprotein subunit beta/FixA family protein: MHIVVPIKQIPDPDAPASAIRVAEDARSFSVAATVKSLISPFDEQALEAALRIRDAAGAGGASVKITAISLGRESAREVLKHALGMGADDAILLCDTAFEGSDSFATALALSKAIAKLEPFDLIIAGRQAADFDYGIVGAGLAELLGLAAITMARSVEIAGRTLRVERALPEGSETVETDLPALVTVSNELGTPRYPSLRMMMRAGRKTIPVWKPADIGLGAESVGAAGAMVDIERFITPRFDVQCEFIGADSAREIASTLVERLRDARIL; this comes from the coding sequence ATGCATATAGTAGTTCCGATCAAGCAAATTCCCGATCCGGACGCGCCCGCGTCGGCGATTCGTGTGGCCGAAGATGCGCGCTCTTTCAGCGTCGCGGCGACGGTGAAATCACTCATCAGTCCGTTCGACGAGCAGGCGCTGGAAGCGGCGCTCAGGATTCGCGACGCGGCGGGTGCCGGCGGCGCCAGCGTGAAGATCACCGCGATCAGCCTCGGGCGTGAGTCTGCGCGCGAGGTTCTCAAGCATGCGCTCGGGATGGGCGCCGACGATGCGATCCTGTTGTGCGACACCGCCTTCGAGGGCAGCGACAGCTTTGCCACCGCGCTCGCATTGAGCAAGGCGATCGCCAAGCTCGAACCATTCGACCTGATCATAGCAGGGCGTCAGGCGGCGGACTTCGATTACGGGATCGTCGGCGCGGGTCTCGCCGAGTTGCTCGGACTGGCGGCGATCACGATGGCCCGCAGCGTCGAGATTGCCGGCCGAACCTTGCGGGTTGAACGGGCGCTGCCGGAGGGTTCCGAGACTGTCGAGACCGATCTGCCCGCGCTGGTTACGGTCTCGAACGAACTCGGAACTCCGCGCTACCCGTCTCTGCGCATGATGATGCGCGCGGGGAGAAAGACGATTCCGGTGTGGAAGCCGGCCGACATCGGGCTGGGTGCGGAGAGCGTGGGCGCAGCCGGCGCCATGGTCGATATCGAACGCTTCATCACTCCCCGCTTCGACGTTCAATGCGAGTTTATTGGTGCGGACTCGGCGCGCGAGATCGCTTCCACCCTGGTCGAACGATTGCGCGACGCGCGGATTCTCTAG
- a CDS encoding electron transfer flavoprotein subunit alpha/FixB family protein: protein MSSESGVLLLARTQEDAPSAATRELLSLARKLCEHGGGAVTAFLPEDQNDAILNELIRHGADTVIAAEQGSTCDDEVLARCLAVIAEKFRPTAILMAHDSLGADVAPRLAFKLRAGVATDCVAIAPRDGRLIALRPCYGGKLLSEVSTRKPPLVATVRRGSQEIATADATRSGTIGKIAILSADYIARKQIVKNDGGGNEAALESARIVVAGGRGLDGEEGFRMLEELAELLGASVGASRVACDLGWYPHTRQIGLTGRVVSPDLYLAIGISGASQHMVGCAGAKTIVAINNDPEAFIFKAARYGIVGDCKEIIPALIENLKNSGTAK, encoded by the coding sequence ATGAGTTCGGAATCTGGAGTCTTGCTGCTCGCGAGAACGCAAGAAGATGCCCCGTCGGCCGCGACTCGGGAGTTGCTCAGCCTCGCGCGCAAGCTATGCGAGCATGGGGGCGGCGCGGTCACCGCGTTCCTGCCGGAAGATCAAAACGATGCGATCCTAAACGAGCTGATCCGGCACGGCGCCGACACGGTAATTGCCGCTGAGCAGGGATCCACTTGCGACGACGAGGTCCTCGCAAGGTGCCTCGCGGTAATCGCAGAAAAGTTTCGTCCCACAGCGATCCTGATGGCGCACGATTCGCTTGGTGCGGACGTTGCGCCGCGGCTGGCCTTTAAACTTCGCGCTGGCGTCGCGACGGATTGCGTCGCGATCGCACCGCGGGACGGCCGCCTCATCGCGCTGCGCCCCTGCTACGGCGGAAAGCTGCTGAGCGAGGTCTCCACTCGCAAGCCGCCGCTGGTCGCAACAGTACGGCGCGGCTCTCAGGAGATCGCGACGGCAGACGCGACTCGCAGCGGAACGATCGGCAAAATCGCGATACTCTCGGCGGATTACATCGCACGCAAACAAATTGTTAAGAACGATGGCGGCGGCAACGAAGCCGCCCTCGAATCAGCCCGCATTGTAGTCGCCGGCGGACGCGGTCTCGACGGCGAGGAGGGCTTTCGGATGCTCGAGGAACTGGCTGAACTGCTCGGCGCCTCAGTCGGCGCGAGCCGGGTGGCGTGCGACCTCGGATGGTATCCGCATACGCGCCAAATCGGCCTGACGGGACGCGTCGTGTCGCCGGATCTCTACCTGGCGATCGGCATCTCGGGCGCGAGCCAGCACATGGTCGGATGCGCCGGGGCAAAAACCATCGTGGCGATCAATAACGATCCCGAAGCGTTCATCTTCAAGGCCGCGCGGTACGGAATCGTCGGCGACTGCAAGGAAATCATTCCCGCTCTAATCGAAAATCTAAAGAACTCCGGCACCGCGAAGTGA